Genomic segment of Helicobacter enhydrae:
TTGCATTGCTAGCTTGAGTGGCTTTGTTGCTCTCACCCTTAGAGTGCATATAAGAGAATGCAAGTCCTATGTAGTTTTTGGCACCCTCTGTTTCTAGTGCATAATCATATCCTCCTTGAGCAGTCACATAGCTTGTGCGTGCTCCCAATCCAAAGTTAGATTCTTGGAGTCCTCCAAACACTCTAGCCCATACTCCTTGAGTGTAAGGATTGTCTCTAAGTTCTCCCATTCGTTTGTTAAGAGAATTGAGGTTTGCAATGTATAAATCATAATTGATAGAGAGAGCAGAAGTGAGAGCTTGTTGGGTGGTATTATCCACTCCTAGACTGATTGCTTTGCCTAGGAAGTAGGTGGTGTAGCCACCACCTGCTTGTGCTTTGCCATTATCTGTTGCCCCATTGACTTTGCCATTTGCATCTGTGGCTACTTTGACGAATTCGACTTGAATCTTTTCTCCACCATTGATTGTTTCAATAGAGGTGAGATTGACTAGGGGATCAGTTGTGCCAGCAGGGGTGCTATTTTTGTTTTTGATTGTAGCAACGGCAATGTTGTCTAATGCTTCTGTGCCTTTGCCTTTTGTGTAGTGGATGCTTGAAGTTTGGCTAGGGTCGATAGCAACGGCAAGGTTGGCGGATTTGGCTTGAGAATTGTCTCCTACATTATGCACGATGATTCTATCGGAGTAGGCGTGTCCGTAGGTGCCACCGCTTGCTCCTACATTTACGCCTCCGATTTTGCTACCTTCTTGTTTGGTTGCAGTATCCACAGAGACAACAAAGGTGAGGTTGCTTGAAGAGAGTCCTACACTTTGTGAATCTGCTTGGTTTGTTTTTCCAATCTCTAGGAGGTTGAAGTTGTGGGGTGTTCCTAGATTAGTTTGAGCATTACTTGAGAGATTGATTTTGCCTGATTTGGCACCAGTGCTGAGTTTGAGGGTGTCTGTTTTGATTTTTTCATTTGGAGATTGAAAACTCAGTGTGCTTCCATTTCCAATCTCTGTAGTTGCGATGGTAGTAGTCCCATTTGTAGCAACAAGCTTGAAAGTGGATTCTGTGGCGTTGGCAGTAAGCTTTGTGATCGTGTTAGTCGCACCTTGGAGTGTGAGGGTGGAGTTGGTGCCATTGAGATTGAAGGTTGTTGTGCCACCACTAGCCGTTTCAATTTTCTTTTTGATAGTAAGGGTGGCAGAATCTCCTAAGGTAATGTTATTGGTTCCGCCTGTTTTTGTATAGATAGCGTAGTCTTGATTATTTCCACTTGTTTCAGCACTGCTAGTGATTCCTTGTTCTCCGATTGTGCCATTTCCATCGATAAAGATATGATTGCCTTTATTGCTATCTGAAAACACTCCACCACTGATTGTCAAAGTGTCGGCGAAAATAATGTTTGTGCCGTGATACACGACTCCATTTGATAGCTTGTTTGATGCATACACTCTCTTGGTGGTTAGGCTGTTAGCAGAAATAATGTTGCGTTGTTTACCCCAAGATGCGATCCCATCATCACCTGTGACATTAAGAGTGTCGATAAAGATTCCATTGATACCACCACCTTCAGTTCTTTCGCCTTGCTCATTTTGTGCTGTTCTGATACTCCCAGCTGTGAGTGTGCCTTTGGCTCTGAGGGTTTGTGTAGCTGTTTTGATTGCATTGTAGTAGTCGCTTTCGAGTATAGTATCGATTTTGGCGGTATCTATTGTCAAATCTTTTGCTTCACTACCGCCATTAAGCTTCAAAAGCCCCTTACCGATGTAGTTG
This window contains:
- a CDS encoding autotransporter outer membrane beta-barrel domain-containing protein; amino-acid sequence: MEGNIKIINNGGHFKNTSHFAFQNDAKLKGNLTTNYTERGQNFTFETGGIEGDIGTYGYYHKQNIQKAATQDGVTSNTEVNITFTGAGASIKKGQGSAGSAGQILADAGPINTTNYPEGHKNNAYNRILFQNNGQIGENGNRMSIIAEAKNWMTGVSEAQNLIQFKGAATLYLDKLQVSEFPASNHRNILSLEGDTNTLDITTIESRGGNYEGRNYIGKGLLKLNGGSEAKDLTIDTAKIDTILESDYYNAIKTATQTLRAKGTLTAGSIRTAQNEQGERTEGGGINGIFIDTLNVTGDDGIASWGKQRNIISANSLTTKRVYASNKLSNGVVYHGTNIIFADTLTISGGVFSDSNKGNHIFIDGNGTIGEQGITSSAETSGNNQDYAIYTKTGGTNNITLGDSATLTIKKKIETASGGTTTFNLNGTNSTLTLQGATNTITKLTANATESTFKLVATNGTTTIATTEIGNGSTLSFQSPNEKIKTDTLKLSTGAKSGKINLSSNAQTNLGTPHNFNLLEIGKTNQADSQSVGLSSSNLTFVVSVDTATKQEGSKIGGVNVGASGGTYGHAYSDRIIVHNVGDNSQAKSANLAVAIDPSQTSSIHYTKGKGTEALDNIAVATIKNKNSTPAGTTDPLVNLTSIETINGGEKIQVEFVKVATDANGKVNGATDNGKAQAGGGYTTYFLGKAISLGVDNTTQQALTSALSINYDLYIANLNSLNKRMGELRDNPYTQGVWARVFGGLQESNFGLGARTSYVTAQGGYDYALETEGAKNYIGLAFSYMHSKGESNKATQASNAINVSGINTIYLSNIQSSGYEIALYNSYVSNVGLYNDTIAKLSYITSDFSLSNSSDHNNTANNLGFTLSNEVGYRFILGEQQDYFIDPQLELSLGYLNQSDFTTKMKTRSGKGNQLKALQESVFLTRTRLGASFGKKIVEQDKNISLYVGTFYEYDLVTGGSNKLTTSTTKAYNPEFASNGRVVLNVGSNLELNQSTRVYVDVEKSFGDKLRTQLQFNLGARYSFGEKTSIENIKAQTTAPLRVGNTPTEETEKDQIVPTISNKAKDTRAKAANQ